A part of Chloroflexota bacterium genomic DNA contains:
- a CDS encoding YggT family protein — MTILITIINAAVNVFSIFILIYSLLSFILGPFHPIRQTMAQVVEPMLAPIRKVIPGIGGLDFSPLILMILVQIVGSILVGIIRGFS, encoded by the coding sequence ATGACTATTCTTATCACGATCATCAACGCAGCGGTCAATGTGTTTTCGATATTTATCCTGATTTATTCGTTGTTGAGTTTTATTCTTGGCCCTTTTCATCCCATCCGGCAGACGATGGCACAGGTTGTCGAGCCGATGCTTGCACCTATTCGTAAGGTTATCCCCGGGATTGGCGGCCTGGATTTTAGCCCATTGATCCTGATGATCCTGGTGCAGATTGTGGGTTCGATTTTGGTTGGGATTATTCGAGGCTTTAGTTAG
- the mrdA gene encoding penicillin-binding protein 2, with protein sequence MNSAPQGKKTFDGWRFLVLYILIGMVFGYYLLRLFDIQILQGVDFIAQADENRTQVISDPAVRGTIYDRNGFVLAKNVPSYNVVVIPGYLPEDDGDTQQIYRELSELVGIPVTSGETDEEAFRNFTPCYTDLGISEIIYIAATNWPYQETAVACNVSEKVAMIVMENRDKWPGIDVAITPVRQYPTGDLTAEIIGFLGPVPAALEEYYTELGLVANRDKVGYAGVEQSLNAILSGTNGTRTVEVDVAGEIVRNLEEPIDPIPGNDVTLTIDARLQAVAREALISEIEFWNYYAGRTLANSGVVMAMIPSTGEILALVSYPNYENNRLEQSIPSYYYQQLSEDPQRPLFNTAISAELPPGSVFKLAPALGILNEGVVTPEQTVNCPGTITITEKYYENDPGSPREYVCWDRAGHDDVNYLWGIAYSCDVYWYKVGGGYDGEVEDGGLGPWRIGEYARALGYGTLSGIELPGEAEGLIPDPTWKRITVGENWSIGDTYIATMGQGYVLSTPLQVMNSIATIANGGHLMEVTIVDKITEPDGTLVEDNQPTERWNITTDPVINTYDGNTVTGENKTVQPWVIQLANEGMRLVVTDGTAEIQFDGDPYNSAGKTGTAEYCDDVAQAQDLCKSGAWPAHAWYVGYAPWDNPEIIVVAFVYSGEEGSTFSAPIVRQVIDAYFEMKATDTYEGD encoded by the coding sequence ATGAATTCGGCTCCCCAAGGAAAGAAAACATTTGATGGATGGCGTTTCCTGGTCCTTTACATTTTGATCGGGATGGTTTTTGGTTATTACTTGCTTAGGCTTTTTGATATTCAAATCCTGCAAGGCGTGGATTTCATTGCCCAGGCAGACGAGAATCGGACGCAGGTGATCAGTGATCCGGCGGTGCGCGGAACGATTTATGATCGCAATGGTTTTGTATTGGCCAAAAATGTACCTTCTTACAATGTTGTTGTGATTCCCGGTTACTTGCCTGAGGATGATGGTGATACACAACAGATTTACAGGGAGCTGTCTGAGTTGGTGGGTATTCCTGTGACCAGCGGCGAGACTGATGAGGAAGCCTTCCGGAATTTCACCCCTTGTTATACGGACCTAGGTATTTCGGAGATCATTTATATCGCTGCGACCAACTGGCCCTACCAAGAGACCGCCGTTGCCTGTAACGTATCTGAGAAAGTGGCGATGATTGTGATGGAGAATCGCGATAAATGGCCGGGCATTGATGTCGCAATCACCCCTGTTCGGCAATATCCGACAGGGGATTTGACAGCTGAGATCATCGGCTTCCTGGGGCCTGTGCCCGCCGCTTTGGAAGAATATTACACGGAGCTTGGCTTGGTGGCCAACCGAGATAAGGTTGGCTATGCTGGTGTGGAACAGTCATTGAACGCAATCCTCTCCGGTACTAATGGCACCCGAACGGTAGAAGTTGATGTGGCTGGTGAAATCGTCCGCAATCTGGAAGAGCCTATTGACCCCATTCCGGGTAATGATGTCACACTAACCATTGACGCCCGACTGCAAGCCGTGGCGCGGGAGGCTTTGATTAGCGAGATTGAATTCTGGAACTATTATGCGGGTCGGACCCTGGCAAACAGTGGTGTTGTCATGGCAATGATTCCTTCGACTGGAGAAATTCTGGCACTGGTGAGTTATCCGAATTATGAGAACAACCGGCTGGAACAGTCCATTCCGAGTTATTACTATCAACAGCTCAGTGAAGATCCTCAACGGCCTTTATTCAATACAGCGATCTCTGCAGAATTGCCCCCCGGTTCCGTTTTTAAGTTAGCACCGGCTTTAGGCATCCTGAATGAGGGAGTTGTCACACCAGAACAAACCGTCAATTGCCCCGGCACCATCACCATCACTGAAAAATATTATGAAAATGATCCAGGCTCACCAAGAGAATATGTGTGTTGGGACCGAGCCGGGCACGACGATGTGAACTATTTATGGGGGATTGCCTATTCCTGTGATGTCTATTGGTATAAGGTTGGCGGTGGGTATGACGGTGAAGTGGAAGATGGCGGCTTGGGGCCCTGGCGGATTGGCGAATATGCCCGTGCCCTCGGTTATGGAACTCTTTCAGGGATTGAATTACCTGGTGAAGCGGAGGGATTAATCCCGGACCCGACCTGGAAACGGATCACCGTTGGTGAAAACTGGTCCATTGGTGATACCTATATTGCGACTATGGGTCAGGGGTATGTGCTGTCCACACCGCTGCAGGTGATGAATTCGATCGCGACGATTGCCAACGGTGGCCATCTGATGGAAGTGACCATTGTGGACAAGATCACGGAGCCTGATGGGACGCTTGTTGAAGATAACCAGCCAACAGAGCGCTGGAATATCACGACGGATCCTGTGATCAATACTTATGATGGTAATACCGTCACTGGCGAGAACAAGACAGTGCAGCCCTGGGTCATTCAATTGGCGAATGAAGGGATGCGGTTGGTGGTCACGGATGGTACAGCTGAGATCCAGTTCGATGGCGATCCTTATAATTCCGCTGGCAAGACCGGTACCGCAGAATATTGTGATGATGTTGCCCAGGCTCAAGACCTCTGTAAATCGGGCGCCTGGCCGGCCCATGCCTGGTATGTCGGCTATGCCCCCTGGGATAACCCGGAAATTATCGTTGTCGCTTTTGTGTACAGCGGTGAAGAGGGCTCCACTTTTTCGGCGCCTATCGTGCGTCAGGTCATTGATGCTTACTTTGAAATGAAAGCGACCGATACCTATGAAGGTGACTAG
- the mreC gene encoding rod shape-determining protein MreC, whose translation MKFLNNKSVQTIVIIMAVAGILFLALSGYLTPVFNLTLNPLVSFESWLSVRYLSASDFLTAPRDVTQLREQNAILESQVTQLQTQLIQMEEQLSEADICFALLDFGRTNPQYEYVTATVIGREISPFLQYIIIDKGSDDGVQYGMPVVTQQGLVGRVDAVIATASRIKLITDSTSVVNVFLQTADVEAQSNGSLTGDLSLDMIPLDSYVEAGDVVLTSGLGGNFPPNIFVGQVLSVQKRDNALFQTASVQPIVNFESINAVLVITNFEAVDITPLIPE comes from the coding sequence ATGAAATTTCTTAATAATAAGAGTGTTCAGACAATTGTCATTATCATGGCCGTCGCCGGGATCTTGTTCCTGGCCCTCAGCGGATATCTGACACCTGTCTTTAACCTCACCCTAAATCCACTAGTTTCATTTGAGTCCTGGCTCTCAGTCCGGTACCTTTCTGCATCCGACTTTCTGACAGCCCCTCGGGATGTAACCCAGTTGCGGGAACAGAATGCGATCCTGGAATCGCAGGTCACGCAATTACAAACCCAGTTGATCCAAATGGAAGAGCAGCTAAGTGAAGCGGATATTTGCTTCGCTTTGTTAGATTTCGGACGTACTAATCCCCAATATGAATATGTGACGGCTACGGTTATCGGCCGTGAGATTAGCCCATTTCTCCAATACATCATTATTGATAAGGGCTCTGATGACGGTGTTCAGTATGGCATGCCCGTTGTGACCCAGCAAGGTCTGGTGGGAAGGGTTGATGCTGTCATCGCAACTGCTTCGCGGATCAAGCTGATCACGGATTCAACGTCGGTAGTCAATGTTTTCTTGCAGACGGCTGATGTGGAAGCCCAATCGAATGGATCCTTGACTGGTGATCTCTCATTGGATATGATCCCTTTGGATTCGTACGTTGAAGCTGGTGATGTTGTGTTGACCTCGGGTCTGGGCGGCAACTTTCCCCCGAATATTTTTGTGGGGCAGGTCTTGTCCGTGCAAAAACGGGATAACGCCCTATTCCAGACCGCTTCCGTCCAGCCTATTGTCAATTTTGAGAGCATCAACGCTGTGCTGGTCATCACCAATTTTGAAGCGGTTGATATCACGCCCCTAATTCCGGAGTAA
- the minC gene encoding septum site-determining protein MinC, with translation MEIKGTKDGILVSLEDQDWLEAKGELIDQIASRHDFFQGAQLILDVGNNVLRAKDLGELRDMLSAQDVTLSGIFSHSIVTLETAQLLGLKSLADSPQEKPSRKLKPLDTVLPGEAAVMIHRTMRSGFKVAYQGHVVVIGDVNPGAEIVASGSVVVWGRLLGTVHAGAEGDETAVICALDLSPLQLRIASKVAIAPKGDKDPQAEIASINGDQIIAETWQI, from the coding sequence ATGGAAATTAAAGGTACAAAAGATGGTATTCTGGTCAGTCTTGAGGATCAGGATTGGTTGGAAGCCAAAGGTGAATTAATTGACCAGATTGCCAGCCGGCATGATTTCTTTCAGGGCGCTCAACTGATTTTGGACGTTGGAAACAACGTCTTGCGGGCGAAGGACCTGGGAGAATTGCGAGATATGCTATCAGCGCAGGATGTGACCCTTTCCGGCATTTTCAGTCACTCAATTGTGACCCTGGAGACGGCGCAATTATTGGGACTGAAATCTTTGGCTGATTCACCGCAGGAAAAACCTTCCCGCAAGCTCAAACCGCTGGATACAGTGCTTCCTGGCGAGGCAGCTGTGATGATCCATCGGACGATGCGCTCCGGGTTCAAGGTAGCCTATCAGGGCCATGTGGTCGTGATTGGTGATGTGAACCCCGGGGCAGAGATAGTTGCTTCAGGATCGGTTGTTGTCTGGGGGCGACTTCTGGGCACGGTCCATGCCGGCGCGGAAGGTGATGAAACAGCCGTTATTTGTGCATTGGATCTTTCTCCTTTGCAATTAAGGATTGCAAGTAAGGTTGCAATCGCTCCGAAAGGGGATAAGGACCCCCAAGCGGAGATTGCCAGCATCAATGGAGACCAAATCATAGCCGAAACTTGGCAAATATAA
- the mreD gene encoding rod shape-determining protein MreD codes for MQTAIVSQTPLVNGTADLILLFFAAWTLNERVENSWLWAFIGGVIISMLSAMPFYVPLIGYLGVVGIAKLLQRRVWQAPILAMFIVTLLSTLFQQFIYVVALQVSGAPIAWGQALDAVIFPSVLLNLIFALPMFALVNDLVGRIYPLEVEA; via the coding sequence TTGCAAACTGCGATCGTTTCCCAAACCCCGCTTGTGAACGGGACAGCGGATTTGATCCTGTTGTTCTTTGCCGCCTGGACACTGAATGAGCGAGTTGAAAACAGCTGGCTTTGGGCGTTCATCGGTGGCGTGATCATCAGTATGCTTTCTGCCATGCCTTTTTATGTACCGCTGATTGGGTATCTAGGTGTGGTCGGGATTGCGAAGCTTTTACAGCGCCGGGTTTGGCAGGCGCCGATCCTGGCGATGTTCATTGTGACGTTATTATCCACATTATTTCAACAATTTATTTATGTCGTTGCACTGCAGGTTAGTGGTGCACCGATTGCCTGGGGCCAGGCTTTGGATGCTGTCATTTTTCCAAGCGTATTATTAAACTTAATTTTCGCCCTGCCGATGTTTGCATTGGTCAATGACCTGGTTGGGCGGATATACCCTCTGGAGGTTGAAGCATGA
- a CDS encoding YggS family pyridoxal phosphate-dependent enzyme, which translates to MNRGDISECIETIKSNLETIQPKIRDAAEKSGRDPSAIQLVGVTKLLPLGVVQAGVEAGLTCFGENYPEQAIEKIETLKDTPGIQWHMIGHIQSRKTELVCRYFDLVHSLDRLKIARLMDRTCGELNRQMPVLLEVNLSGEQSKSGWDAWDEARWELLLEPFAEIVAMDNLKVMGLMSMPPLSTDPETTRPLYRRLRQLQSFLQVELPAVAWDELSIGTSFDYPVAIEEGATMVRIGTELFGPRPK; encoded by the coding sequence ATGAACCGGGGAGACATTTCAGAGTGCATTGAAACGATAAAATCTAACCTTGAGACCATTCAACCTAAGATCAGGGATGCTGCCGAGAAATCCGGAAGGGATCCATCAGCTATTCAACTGGTTGGCGTCACAAAGCTGCTGCCACTGGGAGTTGTGCAGGCTGGTGTGGAAGCTGGCCTGACTTGTTTTGGCGAGAATTACCCGGAACAGGCCATTGAGAAAATCGAAACTTTAAAGGACACACCGGGTATCCAGTGGCATATGATTGGGCATATCCAGAGTCGCAAGACGGAACTTGTCTGTCGGTATTTCGATCTGGTCCATTCTCTTGACCGCTTGAAGATTGCCCGTTTGATGGATCGCACTTGCGGTGAGCTCAATCGGCAAATGCCTGTCCTGCTGGAGGTAAACCTCAGTGGGGAGCAAAGTAAGAGCGGCTGGGATGCCTGGGATGAGGCACGGTGGGAACTGTTGCTTGAGCCATTCGCAGAGATTGTGGCAATGGATAACCTGAAGGTGATGGGTTTGATGAGCATGCCGCCCTTATCAACAGACCCTGAAACCACCCGTCCGCTTTATCGCCGGTTGCGGCAATTACAATCCTTCCTCCAGGTTGAATTGCCAGCTGTAGCATGGGACGAATTATCCATTGGAACAAGTTTTGATTATCCGGTTGCGATCGAAGAAGGCGCGACCATGGTCCGGATCGGCACGGAACTATTTGGCCCGAGGCCAAAGTAA
- a CDS encoding rod shape-determining protein, with the protein MAFNPLNWLWGLFSLDIGIDLGTANTLVNVRGKGIMINEPSWVAIDKRTGKMTFGSKAKAMVGRAPANIAVLRPLRDGVISDYEVTKAMLEWYLAAVDDMTISPIRYPRVVIGIPSGATEVEKRAVYDAAKAAYAREVFLVHEPSAAAIGAGLPVKEVQGIMIVDIGGGTTEVAIISMGGIVVSRSLRVAGDELDQDIITYVRNKYNLFIGERMAERVKIAIGSAYPLKEEKTIDIRGRNLVTGLPEAIEVSSVEIREALSSSINVIVRTIRDALDEAPPEILADLLDSGICLAGGTSNLTNLAERLSNDLRVRVWVAEDPMTCVARGCGIILEDIKEYSSFLVGVEREPTKRTLS; encoded by the coding sequence TTGGCTTTCAATCCCCTCAACTGGCTCTGGGGTCTTTTTTCCCTTGATATCGGCATAGATTTAGGTACTGCCAACACCCTGGTTAATGTGCGCGGCAAAGGGATCATGATTAATGAACCTTCCTGGGTTGCCATTGATAAACGCACCGGAAAAATGACGTTTGGTTCCAAAGCTAAAGCTATGGTTGGTCGTGCGCCTGCAAATATAGCTGTTCTGCGCCCTCTGCGGGATGGGGTGATTTCGGATTACGAAGTTACCAAAGCTATGTTGGAATGGTATCTTGCCGCGGTTGACGATATGACGATCTCTCCTATTCGTTATCCACGGGTCGTGATTGGGATTCCTTCTGGTGCCACAGAAGTTGAGAAACGGGCGGTTTATGATGCCGCCAAAGCCGCTTATGCTCGCGAAGTCTTTTTAGTTCATGAACCCTCAGCCGCTGCCATTGGCGCGGGGCTGCCTGTTAAGGAAGTTCAGGGCATCATGATCGTTGATATCGGCGGTGGCACAACAGAAGTCGCCATTATCTCAATGGGCGGGATCGTTGTCTCTCGCTCTTTGCGAGTGGCAGGCGATGAACTGGATCAGGACATTATTACCTATGTCCGCAATAAATATAATTTATTTATCGGTGAACGGATGGCCGAACGGGTCAAAATTGCGATCGGTTCAGCTTATCCATTGAAGGAAGAAAAAACCATCGATATCCGCGGCCGGAACCTGGTTACTGGGCTGCCTGAGGCGATTGAAGTCTCTTCTGTGGAGATCCGAGAAGCTCTTTCCAGTTCGATCAACGTTATCGTCCGGACCATACGAGATGCTTTGGATGAAGCGCCCCCAGAGATCTTGGCAGACTTGTTGGACAGCGGTATTTGTCTGGCAGGCGGCACGTCAAATTTAACCAATCTGGCCGAAAGACTTTCCAACGATTTGCGCGTGCGCGTGTGGGTTGCTGAAGATCCGATGACCTGTGTGGCACGGGGGTGCGGTATTATTCTGGAAGATATTAAAGAATATTCCAGCTTTTTGGTTGGCGTTGAACGAGAACCGACTAAACGGACTTTATCCTAA